The following proteins come from a genomic window of Meles meles chromosome 1, mMelMel3.1 paternal haplotype, whole genome shotgun sequence:
- the POU3F1 gene encoding POU domain, class 3, transcription factor 1 → MATTAQYLPRGPGGGAGGTGPLMHPDAAAAAAAAAAAERLHAGAAYREVQKLMHHEWLGAGAGHPVGLAHPQWLPTGGGGGGDWAGGPHLEHGKAGGGGTGRADDGGGGGGGFHARLVHQGAAHAGAAWAQGGTAHHLGPAMSPSPGAGGGHQPQPLGLYAQAAYPGGGGGGLAGMLAAGGGGAGPGLHHALHEDGHEAQLEPSPPPHLGAHGHAHGHAHAGGLHAAAAHLHPGAGGGGSSVGEHSDEDAPSSDDLEQFAKQFKQRRIKLGFTQADVGLALGTLYGNVFSQTTICRFEALQLSFKNMCKLKPLLNKWLEETDSSSGSPTNLDKIAAQGRKRKKRTSIEVGVKGALESHFLKCPKPSAHEITGLADSLQLEKEVVRVWFCNRRQKEKRMTPAAGAGHPPMDDVYAPGELGPGGGGASPPSAPPPPPPAALHHHHHHTLPGSVQ, encoded by the coding sequence ATGGCCACCACCGCGCAGTACCTGCCGCGGGGCCCCGGTGGTGGAGCCGGGGGCACGGGACCGCTTATGCACCCGGACGccgcggcggcagcggcggcggcggcggccgccgAGCGGCTGCACGCGGGGGCCGCGTACCGCGAAGTGCAGAAGCTGATGCACCACGAGTGGCTGGGCGCGGGCGCGGGCCACCCCGTGGGCCTAGCGCACCCCCAGTGGCTACCCacgggaggaggcggcggcggcgactgGGCCGGGGGCCCGCACCTGGAACACGGCAAGGCGGGCGGTGGCGGCACCGGCCGAGCCGACGACggcggcggaggaggaggaggtttcCACGCGCGCCTGGTGCACCAGGGGGCGGCCCACGCGGGCGCTGCATGGGCGCAGGGCGGCACGGCGCACCACTTGGGCCCGGCCATGTCGCCGTCCCCAGGGGCCGGCGGGGGCCACCAGCCCCAGCCACTCGGGCTGTACGCACAGGCGGCCTAcccggggggcggcggcggcggcctggCCGGGATGCTGGCAGCGGGCGGCGGCGGTGCGGGGCCCGGCCTGCACCACGCGCTGCACGAGGACGGCCACGAGGCGCAGCTGGAGCCGTCGCCTCCGCCGCACCTGGGCGCCCACGGACACGCACACGGACATGCACACGCGGGCGGCCTGCACGCGGCGGCGGCGCACCTGCACCCGGGCGCGGGCGGCGGTGGCTCGTCGGTGGGCGAGCACTCGGACGAGGACGCGCCCAGCTCGGACGACCTGGAGCAGTTCGCCAAGCAGTTCAAGCAGCGGCGCATCAAGCTGGGCTTCACACAGGCCGACGTGGGGCTGGCGCTGGGAACGCTGTACGGTAACGTGTTCTCGCAGACCACCATCTGCCGCTTCGAGGCCCTGCAGCTGAGCTTCAAGAACATGTGCAAGCTCAAGCCGCTGCTCAACAAGTGGCTGGAGGAGACCGACTCGTCCAGCGGCAGCCCCACCAACCTGGACAAGATCGCGGCGCAGGGCCGCAAGCGAAAGAAGCGCACGTCCATCGAGGTGGGGGTGAAAGGCGCGCTCGAAAGCCACTTTCTCAAGTGCCCCAAGCCCTCGGCCCACGAGATCACCGGCCTGGCCGACAGCCTGCAGCTGGAGAAGGAGGTGGTGCGCGTCTGGTTCTGCAACCGGCGGCAGAAGGAGAAGCGCATgaccccggcggccggcgccggCCACCCGCCCATGGACGACGTTTACGCACCCGGCGAgctggggccgggcgggggcggtGCATCGCCGCCGtcggcgcccccgccgcccccgccggccgcgctgcaccaccaccaccaccacacactgCCCGGCTCGGTGCAGTGA